From Oligoflexia bacterium, a single genomic window includes:
- a CDS encoding HD domain-containing protein, which yields MITKVFVKDLKDKEQVDSVFLVKTKSTPLAKNGKPYLAMMLGDRTGALEGRMWDNVDAVVNTFSIDDYVRIRGTVNLYQKRRQLVISEITKVSKKDISPSDFLPISKQDPEIMFKNLIMIVKGMKNKYLRQLVLDTLEDPEIKPKYLRCPAARTIHHAWIGGLLEHTLSISKIMVFLSTHYEDLDLDLLLVGAVFHDIGKVWELSYDGNISYTDAGKLVGHLVMGSELIDTKAKAIKGFPDELRHICKHIVLSHHGKLEYGSPKLPQTMEAMIVGYIDDLDSKISALQTFLFNESSKGDTWTGYNSVFDRYFFMPKKLQEPPTTISELETEKSEMPL from the coding sequence GTGATCACCAAGGTATTTGTCAAAGACCTTAAAGATAAAGAACAAGTTGATAGCGTGTTCTTGGTTAAAACAAAAAGCACTCCACTTGCAAAAAATGGAAAACCTTATTTAGCCATGATGCTTGGTGATCGTACCGGCGCACTTGAAGGACGCATGTGGGATAACGTAGATGCTGTGGTAAATACATTTAGCATTGATGATTATGTTCGCATTCGAGGTACGGTAAATCTTTATCAAAAGCGCCGTCAACTTGTAATTAGTGAAATTACAAAGGTTTCAAAAAAAGACATCTCCCCCTCTGACTTTTTACCCATTTCAAAGCAAGATCCTGAAATCATGTTTAAAAATTTAATCATGATTGTTAAAGGAATGAAGAATAAATATCTCAGACAACTTGTTTTAGACACACTCGAAGACCCAGAGATCAAACCTAAATATTTGCGATGTCCTGCTGCAAGAACCATTCATCATGCATGGATTGGTGGATTACTCGAGCACACACTTTCAATTTCTAAGATCATGGTTTTTTTAAGTACACACTACGAAGATTTAGATCTTGATCTTTTATTAGTGGGTGCAGTGTTTCACGATATTGGTAAAGTTTGGGAGCTCTCTTACGACGGTAATATTAGTTACACTGACGCAGGTAAACTAGTCGGGCATTTAGTGATGGGCTCTGAGCTCATTGATACAAAGGCTAAAGCTATAAAGGGTTTTCCTGATGAACTCAGACATATCTGTAAACACATTGTATTAAGTCATCACGGAAAACTTGAATACGGTAGCCCAAAGCTTCCACAAACCATGGAGGCCATGATCGTGGGTTATATCGATGATCTTGATTCAAAAATTTCAGCACTCCAAACATTTTTATTCAATGAAAGTTCTAAGGGCGACACCTGGACTGGCTATAACTCTGTGTTTGATCGTTATTTCTTTATGCCTAAAAAACTCCAAGAGCCACCCACGACTATTTCTGAACTTGAAACAGAAAAATCAGAAATGCCATTATGA
- a CDS encoding aminotransferase class IV produces MRELVAVNGEIFKPEEAKISVFDRGFLYGDGVYEVARSYGRIFFGLEEHIDRLFNSAQQIGLDIGSSKSELIKEIYRIYKTADRDDCYMRIVVTRGEGPIGLDPAKASKPNIVIFVKDIPQVDPKLYETGMDIITASVLRNPKKSLDPNIKSGNYLNNVMAMGEASRQKAHDAVMVNRDGKVTEGTTWNIFMVKNGGLVTAPDEADILQGITRRKLKSIAELAGIKWEERYFTSDELKKADEVFTTGSVKEVMPVKTIDGTLIGSGKVGPVTLKLAKLYKEHVKDYCKEALAKGIL; encoded by the coding sequence ATGCGCGAACTCGTCGCTGTAAATGGTGAAATCTTTAAGCCTGAAGAAGCAAAGATCTCAGTTTTTGACCGTGGATTTCTCTATGGCGATGGCGTTTATGAAGTAGCTCGCAGTTACGGGCGCATCTTTTTTGGCCTAGAAGAGCACATTGATAGGCTTTTTAATTCAGCCCAGCAAATTGGCCTTGATATTGGGTCTTCCAAATCTGAACTTATCAAAGAAATTTATCGCATTTATAAAACCGCTGATCGTGATGATTGTTATATGCGTATTGTCGTAACGCGCGGTGAGGGGCCTATTGGACTTGATCCTGCCAAGGCCTCTAAGCCAAATATCGTTATTTTTGTTAAAGATATCCCGCAAGTTGACCCAAAACTTTATGAAACCGGAATGGATATCATCACAGCTTCAGTGCTTAGAAACCCAAAAAAGAGCTTAGATCCTAATATTAAATCAGGAAATTATCTTAATAACGTAATGGCTATGGGTGAGGCGAGTCGTCAAAAAGCTCATGATGCCGTGATGGTTAATCGCGATGGTAAAGTTACTGAGGGTACAACTTGGAATATCTTTATGGTGAAAAATGGGGGCCTAGTAACTGCCCCTGATGAAGCTGATATTCTTCAGGGTATTACCCGTAGAAAACTAAAAAGTATTGCAGAACTTGCTGGTATTAAATGGGAAGAGCGTTATTTCACATCCGATGAACTTAAAAAAGCAGATGAAGTATTCACTACTGGCTCAGTAAAAGAAGTAATGCCTGTTAAAACCATTGATGGAACCCTTATCGGTTCAGGTAAAGTGGGGCCAGTCACGTTGAAATTAGCGAAACTTTATAAAGAACATGTAAAAGATTATTGCAAAGAAGCTTTAGCGAAGGGAATTTTGTGA